One Alteromonas sp. KC3 DNA segment encodes these proteins:
- a CDS encoding DUF350 domain-containing protein: MEALVKLVPLSEELLIYLAMDVGIALVLLMIMKWVTGAVREYSVTEELGVKDNFAFGISIAGGMLSLCIVLSSVVGRHVGQGFKEAAIGMVTFGVVGILLVKLGRFAHDKLVLNKIDTHEMIAERSVSVALVDAASLVASAIVLRNIMLWVDGSDMNALIAIVTGFSVVLTMLLVMTRILEFRYAKDNQNDSFQGALEKGQLALAIEHTGNLLGTAMIVSAAKNLLIYSPSGYVSNVTGWLIVSVCMALALHILVLVSKKIILFGMNYRQEVDQQHNVGVAALGFTLSIGNAMIINAVLGG; encoded by the coding sequence GTGGAAGCCTTGGTAAAACTAGTACCTCTATCGGAAGAATTATTGATCTATCTTGCAATGGATGTAGGCATAGCACTAGTACTATTGATGATCATGAAATGGGTGACGGGGGCAGTACGCGAGTACTCTGTTACTGAAGAGCTAGGCGTTAAGGACAATTTCGCGTTTGGAATAAGTATTGCCGGTGGCATGTTATCGCTTTGTATTGTACTGAGCTCTGTTGTAGGTAGACATGTAGGGCAGGGCTTTAAAGAAGCGGCAATTGGCATGGTTACGTTTGGTGTAGTGGGTATATTACTCGTGAAACTAGGCCGATTCGCGCACGATAAGTTAGTACTTAACAAAATAGATACCCATGAAATGATTGCCGAGCGCAGTGTAAGTGTTGCGCTAGTAGACGCTGCCAGTTTGGTGGCAAGCGCCATCGTACTTCGAAATATCATGCTTTGGGTCGACGGCAGTGACATGAATGCGCTCATCGCTATTGTCACAGGCTTCTCAGTGGTTCTCACTATGTTGCTAGTCATGACGCGTATTTTGGAATTTAGGTATGCTAAAGACAACCAAAACGATTCTTTTCAAGGTGCGCTAGAAAAAGGCCAACTGGCGTTAGCAATAGAACACACAGGGAATTTATTGGGTACTGCTATGATAGTGTCTGCTGCGAAGAACCTTTTGATTTACAGCCCATCTGGGTATGTGAGTAATGTTACTGGTTGGCTGATTGTGAGTGTTTGTATGGCGTTGGCACTGCACATTCTCGTGTTGGTAAGTAAAAAAATTATTTTGTTTGGTATGAACTATCGCCAAGAAGTTGACCAACAGCATAATGTCGGCGTCGCCGCGCTTGGATTTACCTTAAGTATCGGCAATGCAATGATTATCAATGCAGTATTAGGCGGCTAA